In the genome of Williamwhitmania taraxaci, the window AATATGGTATTCGAAAGCAAATTGTCGCTATCGTTTTTAGGCTGAAAATGCAAGGTGCAAAGTTCGACACATACAATCAGCACCCGAGCGTCTGGCTCTGATTTCACAATACTATCCGCAATTTTCAAGGCAGGAAAAGCAGCGTTACAGCCTATAAAATTAAGCGAGGTATGGAACGTATCAGGAGATAAATTCAATTCCACCATCAATTCAATGTCAAGTCCCGGATTAAGTATCCCGGTACAGGTAACCGTAATCAGATGGGTTATCCCAAATTCAGCAACAGAAACCTGAATGTTTTTAAATGCATTTTCAATGGCCTTTACAGAAAGTGGCAATGCCTTTTGTCTAAAAACGTCGATCCTTTCGGCCACCATAGGAATTTCGTGGTTAAGCGGGAAGAGCGAACGTTCGTCTGTGTCAGAAAAATCAGGAATGGAAGAGTGTCGGCTATTAATGGCGCTTTGGTGGAACAATACACTTAACTTACGGGAAGCAGTTGGATCCTGGTATTCTTTGTGCATAAACTGAAGAATCGTATCCTGACTCATTGAATATTCAGGAACAGCAGTTCCGATTGAAATTATTCTACTTTCATTAAAACCAGTTTCCATAGCGATTGAAAATTAATAGTAAGAAATAAAGGTTCATTGTGGCTGAGGTGAGCATATTCATATTCATTGTATTCTCAAAATTTGCATGTTTGGAGTCCTTCCTCACTTTTGCAAACCAAACGGAAAGCCGGTAAATAACTGGGAGCATCATCAGTAAGAAGATGATAAGGGCAAAGGTTTGTTGTTTTATGCTGAAATACAAGAACATTAACAGAACTGCCACTGCAAAAAGCAACCCTGAAAAAACGAAAGTTCCGGTATAGCCCAATTTATAGCTGATTGAAATAACACCGTCGTTTTTATCTGCCTGATGCTGGTAGATCTGGGTTAAGGGATAGATGCTGCCAATGAATAAGCTGGAAATAATCATGCAAATGATAGAATTTTCAGAAAATAATTCAGCCCAATTGACACGACTTATCGCAACGGAAGACATCAAATATACAAAAGCGCCCTGAAACACAAA includes:
- a CDS encoding type III polyketide synthase; this encodes METGFNESRIISIGTAVPEYSMSQDTILQFMHKEYQDPTASRKLSVLFHQSAINSRHSSIPDFSDTDERSLFPLNHEIPMVAERIDVFRQKALPLSVKAIENAFKNIQVSVAEFGITHLITVTCTGILNPGLDIELMVELNLSPDTFHTSLNFIGCNAAFPALKIADSIVKSEPDARVLIVCVELCTLHFQPKNDSDNLLSNTIFGDGAAAVIMVSESFANEQNKKGFSLKGFSPILLKRGKDFMGWKVNSVNFEMILDAGIPEFIGEELGLLMEAVSDKLQLTPDNINHWAVHPGGKKILQAVERGLQLKDDELKHSYAVLRNYGNMSSPTILFVLNELFKSNPASGETIFAMGFGPGISIDTASMVCHGFV
- a CDS encoding UbiA family prenyltransferase; translated protein: MAFDYPIVSWFDKNTVKHLRFLFSFFLLPVFLFALSQTNEINWVNTVLAFLILHILVFPSSNGYNSYQDRDEGSIGGLKYPPKVTSNLYYATLLMDILALLAGFLISVYFSLMVLVFILMSRAYSYRLIRLKKYPIIGFLTVFVFQGAFVYLMSSVAISRVNWAELFSENSIICMIISSLFIGSIYPLTQIYQHQADKNDGVISISYKLGYTGTFVFSGLLFAVAVLLMFLYFSIKQQTFALIIFLLMMLPVIYRLSVWFAKVRKDSKHANFENTMNMNMLTSATMNLYFLLLIFNRYGNWF